The genomic segment TTTGATATTTCATAGAAACTGGACTCTGGGTGAGATTTTGTTTGCGAGGAGGGTTTAGCTCTTAAGGTGACTGGGCTGGATCATCCTTAGCTCTCTACAGCCTGGCCTCCTGCGATGGTTGTGAGCTATGTGAGACCACCTGGGCACAGAATCAGTGCTCAGCAATGTGGCTGCATGTCTTCTTCCTGGGCCGTGCTACTGTCCTGGGATTGGGCATCTGTCCTTCCACGGCCCAGAGGCATTGTACCCCCGACTGAACTATTTTCAATCCACAAGCATTTCCTGGCATTGTTTAGGTGTCATGCACCCACCCGGCTGGATTGGAGGGAACAACAGGGAACAAAGCTGATGGGAGCTCTGCCCTCTTGGAGCTCACTGTCTGGTGGCCAAGGTAGACGTCACACAAACATACGAAAGTTACACATACAAGATGACGCCACAAGGGCTTAGGAGGAAAATATGGATGTGTATCCTTTTCCCCGTAGACCTGCTCCTCCTCATGCAACTCCTAGCTTGGAGAATCACGGAGTTGGGGCTTAGACTCCTGGGGTCTCCAGTGTGCTCTGGAACACGATGGCAGCTGCCAGATGGGAGTGATCCCATCTCTCCTGTCATCACACTCAGCTAAGCGCAAATATCAATGGGGCCTTGTCGTGAGGATGGGGTCCCCTCCCCTGGGGTGCCTGGTCAGTGTTAGGAACTCAATTTGGGACTCACCCTCAAAATCACTGCTGGTGAAGGAAGCTGTCTGTTTTGGATGGATCAGGGATTTTTCTGAAGGCAAGCAGGAGGTTGCTTTAGCATGCTTGGGGTTTTGTCCACCAGGCCCGTTCTTCTGAAGCTGCATATCTGGCAAGGAGAATTCCGCAGGGTCAGGTGGGGAGGCTCAGATGAGCAGCGCACATGGGAAAGTGGTGGTTAGTATGGGGGAATGTACCTGAATCTACCTCCTCCTGTCCCTGAGGGCTTCCCCTCATAAGCAGATGTTggattcaaaatatgtatttattttaaaacatgaacttttttttctatttatgaatgTAATGCCTACCTATGATAGAAAAAGTTAGGAAATGTTGAATCATATGGAGTAGGAAAAATATGCCCCCAAACACCCCTCCTTCCAGATATTATCACAGTTCTAGTCTTCTAGCtctgtggcagagctgagatttgaactagCATGTACGGCTCCAAAGGCAGGGATATTAACCACTGGCTTTACACTCTTTAGTCCAGGGCTTCTCAAACTATAATGTACATTCAAATTTACCTGGAGATCATGTTGAAATGCTGGTTTTGATCCCATAGGTCCGGAGCAGGTCTGaaaatgcatttctaacaagctcccaagtgGTGCTAATATTGCTAGGCCATGGACAACACTTTTAGTATAAGACTTTAAACTCTCTTGTTTATTAGTTTGGGTACCTAGccacccaacccccacctcaTTTTAAGTTGGAATTATCACTCATAAGATGCAGGAAGTCTGGAGGTATCTTAGCAGGGGAGGAATGAACAAACTGAAATCTAGAAAGGCCACACAGTGTGTTCTTATCAGGTATCTACCATGGGCTGATGGCTGATGCTCTTGGATTTGGTTGGGATCATTGCAGTTGCTGATGACACAGGACTCCTCACACTCTCTGCAGCATAAACAGAAGATCTTCCAGGCCACACTTTGGTTGGCTGCTGTGGGAGGCAAAGGAATGGTGGCCATGGGTGTTGGGGCCTGAATTCCAGATGCTTGTTGGAAATTGACTGTGGTGTAGGGCACACTGGGTCAGCCTCTCCCGAGACGTAAtactcctcccctctcccaaaaCTTCCATGCTGTGCCATGGCCAGGAGATCCAGGCCCTTCTGCCCAGGCTTCCCTAGGCTGCCAGGCTGCCATTTTTACTATTCTATACAAAATTTTCTTACCCATGGAAAGGAGTTGAAGCCTCTACTCTGCCACCTTTGTCTGTAGGAGTGCTTTCTTGTTGAATGAGCCGATCTTAAATTTGAGCCCAGTTCATTGGACAGGGCTGTTTCCTAAATAAATATAAGACCACAGCTGAACCATTGTTGTCCTTTACCTGCATTCAGACTCCAGATAGGCTCCAACTATAGCGAAATCCCAGCTCATGCGGAAATGCACATAAACATGCTCAGGTTTTAGATAGATCTGTGTCCTACCCCGTTTCTAGGTGCATGTTCTTGGGTAGATTCCTTACCTTTTTTGAGCCTCACTTTTGTCTTGTGGAAATGAGAATACCAGCGCCTACTTTGCAGAAGTAAAGGGTTAAACACGTGAAAAGTGACTCCTGTGGTGCTAAGTATACAATAAGTGCTCAGTCAATGGTCGTTCCATTCTCCTCATTGGCTTCAAATTATCCCA from the Eulemur rufifrons isolate Redbay chromosome 7, OSU_ERuf_1, whole genome shotgun sequence genome contains:
- the TEX48 gene encoding testis-expressed protein 48 — encoded protein: MATIPLPPTAANQSVAWKIFCLCCRECEESCVISNCNDPNQIQEHQPSAHGRYLIRTHCVAFLDFSLFIPPLLRYLQTSSSPPDPAEFSLPDMQLQKNGPGGQNPKHAKATSCLPSEKSLIHPKQTASFTSSDFEDLYTRASQRNFYKRNLDRYSQERWPFQTCFIGRP